The following coding sequences are from one Rutidosis leptorrhynchoides isolate AG116_Rl617_1_P2 chromosome 11, CSIRO_AGI_Rlap_v1, whole genome shotgun sequence window:
- the LOC139875867 gene encoding uncharacterized protein gives MAGSNNDINVLNHSPLFDSLKMDRAAPSSFEVNGHVYPFGFYLTDGIYPDWTTLIKGYSTPIDESRVKFTRFQASVRKDVERTFGVLQGRFAILKTPTRVMNVNKIRRIMYSCIVMHNMIQEDNGFALSTWEQVWLDKPKNMPRSNIRRRVKDRKSQENEIRDRNVHDQLREDLTAHIWNLPPNFRSTN, from the coding sequence ATGGCTGGTTCAAACAACGACATAAATGTGTTGAATCATTCTCCGTTGTTTGATTCACTTAAAATGGATAGAGCTGCACCGTCTTCGTTTGAAGTAAACGGACACGTCTATCCTTTTGGTTTCTACTTGACAGACGGGATATATCCTGATTGGACAACCTTAATAAAGGGATATTCGACGCCTATTGATGAGTCACGAGTCAAATTTACTAGATTTCAAGCGAGTGTTCGAAAGGACGTAGAGCGTACATTTGGTGTTTTACAAGGTAGGTTTGCAATTTTAAAAACTCCGACACGAGTTATGAACGTTAACAAGATAAGAAGGATAATGTACAGTTGCATTGTTATGCACAACATGATACAAGAAGATAACGGTTTTGCCTTGAGTACTTGGGAACAAGTATGGTTAGATAAACCCAAAAACATGCCGCGTAGTAATATTAGGAGAAGAGTCAAAGATCGTAAATCACAAGAAAACGAAATTCGCGATCGAAACGTACATGATCAACTACGTGAAGATTTAACGGCTCATATTTGGAACCTTCCACCAAACTTTCGTTCTACAAACtag